From a region of the Nocardioides ginsengisegetis genome:
- the ppgK gene encoding polyphosphate--glucose phosphotransferase, producing MKGAPVDLGTGDFAAERVRATTPKPSTPEAVAEVFAGILEQFPDSRGPVGVTVPGVVRHGVVHSAANIDKSWLGTDADALFTKATGRDVHVVNDADAAGLAEVRYGAARGRDGLVIVTTLGTGIGSALVYDGVLVPNSELGHLEIDGHGAEKRAANSARESEDLSWAKWAQRLTTYYRTLEMLFSHRPLRRGRRDQQEVRRVPAADRHRHRDRPGDTAQQGRDRRGRALRDPLTGTRLKTRLRTRRAPSASSSRRGSAWAAPA from the coding sequence ATCAAGGGCGCGCCCGTCGACCTCGGGACCGGCGACTTCGCGGCCGAGCGCGTGCGCGCGACGACGCCCAAGCCCTCCACCCCCGAGGCGGTGGCGGAGGTGTTCGCGGGGATCCTCGAGCAGTTCCCCGACTCTCGGGGTCCGGTCGGCGTGACCGTGCCCGGCGTCGTACGCCACGGGGTGGTGCACTCCGCCGCCAACATCGACAAGTCCTGGCTCGGCACCGACGCGGACGCCCTCTTCACCAAGGCGACCGGCCGCGACGTGCATGTCGTCAACGACGCGGACGCCGCCGGCCTGGCCGAGGTGCGGTACGGCGCCGCCCGCGGGCGCGACGGACTGGTCATCGTCACCACCCTCGGCACCGGCATCGGCTCCGCCCTGGTGTACGACGGCGTGCTGGTGCCCAACTCCGAGCTCGGGCACCTCGAGATCGACGGCCACGGCGCCGAGAAGCGCGCCGCCAACAGCGCCCGGGAGTCCGAGGACCTGTCCTGGGCGAAGTGGGCCCAGCGGCTCACGACGTACTACCGGACCCTGGAGATGCTCTTCTCGCACCGACCTCTTCGTCGTGGGCGGCGGGATCAGCAAGAAGTCCGACGAGTTCCTGCCGCTGATCGACATCGACACCGAGATCGTCCCGGCGACACTGCGCAACAAGGCCGGGATCGTCGGGGCCGCGCTCTGCGCGACCCGCTGACGGGGACCCGGCTCAAGACCCGGCTCAGGACTCGGCGAGCGCCTTCAGCTTCGTCATCGCGTCGAGGGTCTGCCTGGGCAGCGCCCGCTTGA
- a CDS encoding SRPBCC family protein, which translates to MPSFAHTETVAASPEHVFAIIDDFTRTPEWLTRCTGIDKLEDGPQPRRPAR; encoded by the coding sequence ATGCCCAGCTTCGCGCACACCGAGACCGTCGCCGCCTCCCCGGAGCACGTCTTCGCGATCATCGACGACTTCACCCGGACCCCGGAGTGGCTGACTCGCTGCACGGGCATCGACAAGCTCGAGGACGGCCCCCAACCACGCCGGCCTGCCCGCTGA